A genomic window from Betta splendens chromosome 24, fBetSpl5.4, whole genome shotgun sequence includes:
- the klf11a gene encoding Krueppel-like factor 11a isoform X1, with protein sequence MLSFTAERCCQVDHMDDRAAATTELKPCIEYHDLEAAEVLVSMSFWGQSLHKPRPLTPTSDSCDSMQLHSEGGDAPKDLIALSSLCMTPPHSPSFAEASTTTSALSPTSRPVLPRGAGLTIGPNLHSDSQSSFTSETPALPPHTELPCVAAAGRAMVTSVIRHTADRLGIPPPPPSTTQLTEASTTPPQTLPEEKVGPPSSPESASPPPPPASLNYCSQASSTPPSSSSVSTSPLLCQVFPVSSRGMISAFVQAPVQVQTQGGPKPILPQSPPSFAQPLLVGSPVPQGAVMFVVPQPPVSHPPQGPPSVMTLGNTKLLPLAPAPVYMPSGSAAGTSQADFSRRRNYVCNFPGCKKTYFKSSHLKAHLRTHTGEKPFSCHWDGCDKKFARSDELSRHRRTHTGEKKFVCKVCDRRFMRSDHLTKHARRHMTTKRASSWSAETTDLNKVALSKAQNRGPTLPLGVLVPTAN encoded by the exons ATGCTCAGCTTCACGGCCGAGCGCTGCTGCCAG GTCGACCACATGGACGACCGGGCGGCGGCCACCACGGAGCTGAAGCCGTGTATCGAGTACCACGACCTGGAGGCCGCAGAGGTGCTGGTCAGCATGAGTTTCTGGGGCCAAAGTTTGCACAAGCCCCGCCCGCTGACCCCCACCTCCGACTCCTGCGACTCCATGCAGCTCCACTCAGAGGGAGGGGACGCTCCCAAAGACCTGATCGCTCTGTCTTCACTG tgtATGACTCCGCCTCACAGTCCGAGCTTTGCTGaggcctccaccaccacctccgcACTGAGCCCCACCTCCAGACCAGTCTTACCCCGCGGTGCAGGCCTCACCATCGGCCCCAACCTCCACAGTGACTCCCAGAGCAGCTTCACCTCAGAGACTCCTGCACTTCCACCACACACCGAGCTGCCCTGTGTGGCCGCAGCCGGCAGAGCCATGGTCACCAGTGTGATCCGGCACACTGCCGACCGCCTCGGCATtcctccgcctcccccctccaccacccagCTGACAGAAGCCTCCACAACACCTCCACAAACACTTCCAGAGGAGAAGGTCGGACCTCCTTCATCTCCAGAgagcgcgtctcctcctcctcctcctgcatcccTTAATTACTGCTCCCAAGCGTCTTCCAcgcctccctcttcctcctcagtctccaCCTCTCCCCTGCTCTGCCAGGTGTTCCCAGTGAGCAGTCGCGGCATGATCTCCGCCTTCGTTCAGGCTCCGGTTCAGGTGCAGACTCAAGGAGGACCAAAGCCCATCCTGCCCCAGTCTCCTCCCAGCTTTGCCCAGCCTCTGTTGGTGGGCTCCCCTGTGCCGCAGGGGGCCGTAATGTTCGTGGTGCCCCAGCCGCCTGTGTCCCATCCACCACAGGGCCCTCCGTCCGTCATGACCCTCGGCAACACTAAGCTGCTGCCCCTGGCCCCGGCTCCCGTTTACATGCCATCCGGTTCGGCTGCTGGCACCTCGCAGGCCGACTTCTCCCGCAGGCGGAATTACGTCTGCAACTTTCCTGGCTGCAAGAAGACGTATTTTAAGAGCTCACACCTGAAGGctcacctgcgcacacacacag GCGAGAAGCCGTTCAGCTGTCACTGGGACGGCTGCGACAAAAAGTTTGCCCGCTCTGATGAGCTTTCCCGCCACCGCCGCACACACACCGGTGAGAAGAAGTTTGTGTGCAAGGTGTGCGACCGCCGTTTCATGCGCAGCGACCACTTGACCAAACATGCCCGGCGGCACATGACCACCAAGAGGGCGTCGTCGTGGAGCGCTGAAACCACAGACCTCAACAAAGTGGCCCTGTCCAAGGCCCAGAACAGAGGTCCCACACTTCCTCTCGGCGTGCTGGTTCCCACTGCCAACTAA
- the klf11a gene encoding Krueppel-like factor 11a isoform X2, with amino-acid sequence MDDRAAATTELKPCIEYHDLEAAEVLVSMSFWGQSLHKPRPLTPTSDSCDSMQLHSEGGDAPKDLIALSSLCMTPPHSPSFAEASTTTSALSPTSRPVLPRGAGLTIGPNLHSDSQSSFTSETPALPPHTELPCVAAAGRAMVTSVIRHTADRLGIPPPPPSTTQLTEASTTPPQTLPEEKVGPPSSPESASPPPPPASLNYCSQASSTPPSSSSVSTSPLLCQVFPVSSRGMISAFVQAPVQVQTQGGPKPILPQSPPSFAQPLLVGSPVPQGAVMFVVPQPPVSHPPQGPPSVMTLGNTKLLPLAPAPVYMPSGSAAGTSQADFSRRRNYVCNFPGCKKTYFKSSHLKAHLRTHTGEKPFSCHWDGCDKKFARSDELSRHRRTHTGEKKFVCKVCDRRFMRSDHLTKHARRHMTTKRASSWSAETTDLNKVALSKAQNRGPTLPLGVLVPTAN; translated from the exons ATGGACGACCGGGCGGCGGCCACCACGGAGCTGAAGCCGTGTATCGAGTACCACGACCTGGAGGCCGCAGAGGTGCTGGTCAGCATGAGTTTCTGGGGCCAAAGTTTGCACAAGCCCCGCCCGCTGACCCCCACCTCCGACTCCTGCGACTCCATGCAGCTCCACTCAGAGGGAGGGGACGCTCCCAAAGACCTGATCGCTCTGTCTTCACTG tgtATGACTCCGCCTCACAGTCCGAGCTTTGCTGaggcctccaccaccacctccgcACTGAGCCCCACCTCCAGACCAGTCTTACCCCGCGGTGCAGGCCTCACCATCGGCCCCAACCTCCACAGTGACTCCCAGAGCAGCTTCACCTCAGAGACTCCTGCACTTCCACCACACACCGAGCTGCCCTGTGTGGCCGCAGCCGGCAGAGCCATGGTCACCAGTGTGATCCGGCACACTGCCGACCGCCTCGGCATtcctccgcctcccccctccaccacccagCTGACAGAAGCCTCCACAACACCTCCACAAACACTTCCAGAGGAGAAGGTCGGACCTCCTTCATCTCCAGAgagcgcgtctcctcctcctcctcctgcatcccTTAATTACTGCTCCCAAGCGTCTTCCAcgcctccctcttcctcctcagtctccaCCTCTCCCCTGCTCTGCCAGGTGTTCCCAGTGAGCAGTCGCGGCATGATCTCCGCCTTCGTTCAGGCTCCGGTTCAGGTGCAGACTCAAGGAGGACCAAAGCCCATCCTGCCCCAGTCTCCTCCCAGCTTTGCCCAGCCTCTGTTGGTGGGCTCCCCTGTGCCGCAGGGGGCCGTAATGTTCGTGGTGCCCCAGCCGCCTGTGTCCCATCCACCACAGGGCCCTCCGTCCGTCATGACCCTCGGCAACACTAAGCTGCTGCCCCTGGCCCCGGCTCCCGTTTACATGCCATCCGGTTCGGCTGCTGGCACCTCGCAGGCCGACTTCTCCCGCAGGCGGAATTACGTCTGCAACTTTCCTGGCTGCAAGAAGACGTATTTTAAGAGCTCACACCTGAAGGctcacctgcgcacacacacag GCGAGAAGCCGTTCAGCTGTCACTGGGACGGCTGCGACAAAAAGTTTGCCCGCTCTGATGAGCTTTCCCGCCACCGCCGCACACACACCGGTGAGAAGAAGTTTGTGTGCAAGGTGTGCGACCGCCGTTTCATGCGCAGCGACCACTTGACCAAACATGCCCGGCGGCACATGACCACCAAGAGGGCGTCGTCGTGGAGCGCTGAAACCACAGACCTCAACAAAGTGGCCCTGTCCAAGGCCCAGAACAGAGGTCCCACACTTCCTCTCGGCGTGCTGGTTCCCACTGCCAACTAA